A region of Spirochaetota bacterium DNA encodes the following proteins:
- a CDS encoding glycosyl hydrolase family 32, translated as MMPFSVQAPTGFPADTWPAYAGDPMSIEPMPVPWMEHIPRHIPLTRGRQLFIDDYLIASTDLKRNFYSAVKFAGNPVLCPSTPQELSPVTFPWMDEEKDEQALCYLGNGGIFFDAKKNRYNMFYTAGWRGGLAVAESTDMLNWTRSDIDGKGNILLAAGANAAGFDNSIWLDNASSLDDERIKYMVCRNGLAHTLSTSSDARSWSQGVPTGPAGDYCSFFYNPFRNVWAYSIKQDGPRGRCRWYSESPDFLTGADWASRIYWTSADRYDLPDPAIGAQPQLYHLNACAYESIMIGMFMLHLGPENDVCVREKRPKTTLLSLGFSRDGFHWHRPNRLPFIAATHRDGDWDRDYLHSPTGMYAIYRDTLYFPYTGFSGMAPNGVRGMYCGASIGIASLRRDGFASMDADGQGTLTTRPLIVSGHSLFVNTQCETGSLRVAICDEDGNEIPRYGKAVCDPISADSTCHAVRWKETRDVSAVSGEAIRLRFSLRNGKLFSFWVSSDEAGGSNGYYPSPFPV; from the coding sequence ATGATGCCATTTTCCGTCCAAGCACCGACAGGCTTCCCCGCCGATACATGGCCCGCATATGCCGGCGACCCGATGTCGATAGAGCCCATGCCCGTACCGTGGATGGAACATATACCCCGGCATATTCCCTTGACAAGAGGCAGACAGCTCTTCATCGACGACTATCTTATTGCCTCGACGGACCTGAAAAGGAATTTTTACTCCGCGGTGAAATTCGCAGGCAATCCTGTCCTTTGCCCGAGTACACCGCAGGAACTTTCGCCCGTAACGTTCCCCTGGATGGACGAGGAAAAAGATGAGCAGGCGCTCTGCTATCTGGGCAATGGCGGCATCTTCTTCGATGCGAAAAAAAATAGATACAACATGTTTTACACCGCCGGTTGGCGCGGGGGACTCGCCGTCGCTGAAAGCACGGATATGCTGAACTGGACACGTTCGGATATCGATGGGAAAGGGAACATTCTCCTCGCGGCAGGTGCGAATGCAGCGGGATTCGATAATTCAATCTGGCTTGACAATGCCTCCTCCTTGGATGATGAACGGATAAAATACATGGTCTGCCGGAATGGCCTTGCCCATACGCTCTCTACCTCGAGTGATGCGCGCAGCTGGTCACAAGGTGTTCCAACCGGCCCCGCCGGTGATTACTGCAGTTTTTTTTACAACCCGTTCCGGAACGTGTGGGCGTACAGCATAAAACAGGACGGTCCGCGGGGGCGATGCCGCTGGTATTCTGAAAGTCCCGACTTCCTCACGGGGGCTGACTGGGCGTCCCGTATATACTGGACATCGGCCGACCGATACGATCTTCCCGATCCTGCCATTGGCGCGCAACCGCAGCTCTATCACTTGAACGCGTGCGCGTATGAAAGCATCATGATCGGCATGTTCATGCTGCACCTTGGTCCGGAAAACGACGTCTGCGTGCGGGAAAAACGACCAAAAACAACGCTTTTGTCGCTTGGGTTCAGCCGCGACGGTTTTCACTGGCACAGGCCGAACAGGCTCCCGTTCATCGCGGCGACACATCGAGACGGCGACTGGGACAGGGATTATCTCCACAGCCCGACGGGCATGTATGCGATCTATCGGGATACGCTCTATTTCCCTTACACGGGATTTTCCGGCATGGCCCCGAACGGCGTACGCGGCATGTATTGCGGCGCAAGCATCGGCATCGCTTCGCTTCGCCGCGACGGGTTCGCTTCGATGGATGCGGACGGTCAGGGAACGCTCACGACACGCCCGTTGATCGTTTCTGGACACTCGCTCTTTGTCAATACACAATGCGAGACCGGGTCATTGCGTGTTGCCATCTGCGATGAAGACGGGAATGAAATACCGCGGTATGGAAAAGCAGTATGCGATCCGATATCGGCCGACAGCACCTGTCATGCCGTTCGTTGGAAAGAAACCCGCGATGTGAGCGCTGTTTCGGGAGAGGCCATTCGTCTTCGTTTTTCGCTCA